The Candidatus Zixiibacteriota bacterium genomic interval ATTACATCATCGAGTGACTCGCCGTTCTTGTACTGCAGTTTCTCCTCAGCCTGCGCTCGTAGGTCGGCTGCCAGAATCCTTCCGACATCCTCAGCACTCGGAGACGAACCGTTCTTCCTGCGTTTGTGCCACCATTCAACCGCCGCGTGGAATGCGGTGCCGAGCGCCAATTCAATTGGCTTGAATGGGCGTGGCAGCTTGTCCACATACACGTAGCGGTATTTGAGCGGACACATCAGGTAGAGGTTGATCTGCGATACTGAGACATGATCTGTCGGATGACCGTTCCGATTGGTGTTCAAAACGGAACCTCCTCGGCCGGTTTGGCCGCGTTGACCATCTCGTCAATCAGAATGCTCGCTTTGCTTTTGGTGATCTGGTCCAACGACTCGACACCGGCTTTCTCAAGCAGGTATTTGTGAGCGTCATCGCCTTCGATCTGCCGTTCGGCCAGGAGCCGGAACAAGTACCGGCGCTGAGCATCGGTCATAGGAGAATCAGAGCTGCTTGATTGCTCTGACTCGGCCTGTGGCCTTGATCTACTCCTGACACCGGGAATCCTGTTATTACCCGGACCTGACTGTGGTTCAGTTGAACCACCATTGACAGGTCGGCCATTTCCCTCCAGAGCCAGTTCCTCAATCGACACAACGCCGATATTGACAGCATCGCGGAGTGCCCTTGCTTTCGCGCGGGTTTCCGCCATCCGAATGATGTGAGGAATAATCCTCGACGCGACGTTATCCGGGCTGGCATCGCCGTGACCCTTGTAGATTCCGCTCTCGGTTTCCACAATGGCCAAGAAAACGGCGGTGTGACCGTTTGCTTCCTCGGGAAGTTGCACCAGCGCGGTCTCGATCTTCTTGAGACCCTGGTCGTGAGCCAGACTCAACAAGCCCGCATACGTGACAACATCCTCGGTCGCGATTACTCGACCCTGACGATCCTTGATTTCAATCGTCTTCACCAGACTGCCATTTCCAGACATACTGTCCTCCTTAGGTTTGGGGTGATTGTGAAAAGGACTGTTTTTGTGTGATCAATCTGGACCTTAGCAGGTCTGTATAGACCGTCAATTGCCGGAGCCGGCAACGAATTGGGTATCGACTAGAAACAGAATCTCTGGTAAGGTGTCGCGATATGAATGATCAGGGTATTACCATTTTGGGCGAGACAAACTACCGCAATCAGCGGAAGCGGTTTGGGATCAAGGATCATGACCGACAACGGCATGTTTACGTCGTCGGACAGACTGGAATGGGCAAATCTACGCTCTTGCTAAACATGCTGGTTCAGGACATACAGCGTGGTAAGGGTGTAGCCCTGATAGACCCGCACGGCGACTTGGCGGAGCAGTTGTTAGATCATATCCCCCAGAGACGAATGACCGATGTCATCTACATCAACCCGGCTGACACTGAATATCCGGTGGGAATAAACCTGCTTGACGGCGACAAGTCTGCCGGACGCCATTTGATCGCCTCTCATCTGGTTGACATTTTCAAGAAGATCTGGTCTGATTCCTGGGGACCTCGACTTGAGTACATTCTAAGGAATACGATTCTTGTATTACTCGAGTGTAATGGACACACATTGCTCTCGATTCCTCGTTTACTAATCGATCCCGAATTCCGGGCGGTTGTGCTCAGTAAGGTGCAAGACCCGGTTGTCCGCACCTTCTGGCAGGTGGAGTATGAGTTGTATCCAAAGGTTTTTCGGACTGAGACAATATCTCCAATCCAGAACAAGGTTGGTCAGTTCCTATCGGTGCCGGTGATGCGGAACATCCTCGGACAGGCCCAAAACAAGGTTGATTTCCGCTCGGTAATGGATTCACGCAGGATCTTGATCGTAAACCTGGCCAAAGGGCGGCTTGGAGAGGACAACACCGGCCTTTTGGGTTCTCTCATCGTCTCTAAGCTATTTCTAACCGCGATGTCGCGGTCAGATACACTACAAAGCAAGCGAAAGCCATATACTGTATATATTGATGAATTCCAGAGTTTTGCTTCGGATAACTTTGCCCACACACTCTCTGAAATGCGCAAATTTGGCCTCCATTTGGTCTTGGCGCACCAATACCTGGCCCAACTACCGCTGAAGCTCAAATCAGCCGTATTCGGTAATGTGGGGACAATAATGGCGTTTAGGATAGGCGCTGAGGACGGTGAATATCTCGAAAAGGAATATTTCCCAACGTTCAAAGCTTCGGATCTACAGTCACTCTCCGCGTACGACACCTATGTCAAGCTATCCATCGAGGGTAAGACAACCGAAGCTTTCAGTGCCCAGACACTGCCAGAACCAACTGGACAAGACAGTCATCGTGATGCCATTATTCAGCTATCACGAATACGATACGGGGAAGATCGATCACTCGTCGAATCGCAGATAGAGTCCTGGATGGCTGATCCAATCAAGAGTATGTTTGACACAGGCAATACGAAGTAAGTCGGGGCATGCCGACCGACTATCATTATGATGACCAAGAAGAAGAGTTATTGGCTGACGTTGGCTGAATACTTGGTCACTTGAAGCTCATTCAAAATGGTGGCCTGCCTGGTATTTCTGGATGGCTATAGCGGGGACCAACTGCTTTTGTCGACGACGGCGACTTCAAAAGGCACACTCCGAGTATCTAGACCAGTTGCTCCAGGGTTCCATCGTCGCACAAAAAATAGAATTGGACAAGGGTGTTTAGACCACCATATTTCTCTAACCACCATTCCGAAACTCGTCGCTGATTGCCAAATACAAGAAACCGGGTTTTTGCCCCTGGCGTCTTCTCTAGTAGCCATACATGCCCCGCAATTTCCATGAATTTAGCTGGCGGGAGTCGATGTCCGTCTACCAAAGTGAGATATTTCGCGTCACCTACAATCTCGCCATTTGGTGAAACATAATCACATTTCTTGGGACAGCCGGTGGGCTGCCGCTCACTGAGGACTGTATTGAAGTGATTACCCATTACCGTGCCAGCAAAATCTTGAAATGACTTCCAATCCACTTATCCGGCCTCCATTAGCTCTGAAAAGCTATATATAGAATTTGAAGTTTGGTTTCGGATTTGCCACGCGCAAGTTAGAGACGAGTATTTCTCCGACAGCATCAGAGAAGCCAATTGTTACTGGTTCCGAATCCCCGAGTTTACAGGCATTGTAATTGAGTTTTGTTAAACCAAGAATGTCTCTTGCTACCTCAACAATATCTGCTTCTCCATGTTCGATATCGATTCGGAGCGGGGCAGGCACTTCCCAACCATCGTAGGTACCTATATTGGGCTTATATCCAGATGCCCAAAGGTAGCAAACGCTGCCTCCTATTCTGAGCAGTGTTCCCCGAACTACTGGCATCTTACCCTGCCTAAAAAGCTGCAACCCATGTCTCTCCGTTCTAACACGAATGCCTACGAGCTTCGTATTGCTCGGACACGCCGACAAGTAGCCTTGATACTCATCATCGTCCATAGTAGAACGGTAGTGAAGGAATACTTCTGCCAGGTCCCTCCCTTCGAGCTGACGATAGGTGTTTAGCACGCCTGTGAGCAACTTCGTGGCTGCATCCTTTGTAAGATGACATTGGCGTGTTTTCGGCGAATACCAAGGACCCGATTCTCCCATAAAAACAACACCATCACCTGAATCCAAGAACATCTGCGCCGCACAGCAAGCAGTCCGATTTTCAATCGACGGATCCGTCTTCTTAAATGACACGCCGACATAGCACACACCTGGTCTGGGCGATGCTAAACGCCATGGCTTACCTCCGGCCTTATAGTAAATGGCTGTGGATAGATTCCACATTCTATCAGATAGATGCGTTAACCCTCTTTCATCTGGTGTCCCGGCATCAATCAATCTCAAGGTTGATTCCCTGATAATCTGTGTTGGAATCGAGTGTTGCATTGCTCTGGCCTTAAGCTGGCGGCGAAAATCTACCGAATACTGATATTGCTCGGGATCGAACTGGTCGAACATGTGCACCTGGCCTCGCTTCCTCATGGCTCGTTCTCTCTTAGCCAGCCGGGAACCTACACCTCCAGTGATTTTCGACTTGGACCGGCAGCGCTCGTACACAATATCCGGTACTACACAAATGGCCAACGCTATAGATTCATCCCGCTTTTCGGCAGTTTTAAGGCCTTCAACATACAGATTAGCAACGCTATAAGCCCTTTTATCCGGATCATTGAATAGTGTTGCTCTATCGATTTTGCCTGGGTCTAGCTTGAGTGTCCACACAGGATCAACTTCAAATGAGCAGTTATAAGTGGACTCAAATCCCGGAAACGGAGGCCAGAGATATGCGCTTTCAGGATCGGCTACGGATATAGCCGCTAGTTGCATTCTTTCTGCCCACTTCCGAAAGTTCAAAATGCCTTGAGGAGTACCTATGACTGCATATGGAATTGACGAAGGGTGTGATGATAGATCAGCGTCGAAGGGACCAAGAAGTTCGAGTCCAGCATGTGGATCGATCATGTTTTGGCCATATCTGAACTGCAATTCAGGCTCCGGCAGATAGAGGGAATCAATCGACATAACTTTCATCGTCCGCGTCTTCCTTGTCTTCATCAAACTCATGATCAGTGACATCAATCAAATCTTCTTCTTGCTCCGGAAGCTCGCCAATTCCTACTGGAATTGCTGACTGCAAAATAGGCCCAACAACAATTGGTGTGCCACCCATACGATCGTCAATGACAATGTTGTCGCTTCCCTGTGCCAAGAAGCTACGTATAGCCAGAATCCTACTAAGCCATTGATGATTAAACCAAGATTTGGCTATGCGCTTGCGTCTTGACAACGCTGAACGAGGAGGAAGCGGATCGCCATGGCTGTCAGCGATATGCAATCTGGTTCCAAGTTGGAGCAGGAAAGATTGGCTCAAATCCTGGCGTATCTTAATCACCGGACAAAGGTGATAATAGTAAGTAGTTGCCTCGCCCTGACGTGTATACTTCCTTGTTCCGGTTGCGAATACATATGTGTTTCGTCCAGTATAGTTTCTAAATTCAATACGGTCCTGCTTCAGTATTCCCGCGGGAAAATACAGCACTCGCGCACCCGATATCTCCTTGCAACCGAGTCTGAGAAATTCATTTCTGATCGATTTGTGGAGTAGTGCCGATATAATATGATTCGTCGGCATACCGTCCAATTTCTCCTTATCGAGTGAATGCACGTCTCTATTTGCAATGAGGGCCATGTCGAAGTCGACGGGTGGAAGTTGAAATGCCAGAAGCTCTTTGTGTCCTCTTCCTCTCGATCCCCTTGAGACATAAGCCCAGCGTGACTGAAGTTCTGATTTATCAAGTCGACTTAGGGACTTTCGAAGTGTGTACTTGTAAACTTGCGAAGGCAGGGAAACAATGGGACAGATGTTCGATATGAGTTGCTCGCCCCCTTCATTCAGCTTCACCTTAGGCTCGTAGGATTGTAATGAGCGTTGTCGTCCATCTTCAAGGGTCTTTGGTGCGTCTATTGACTTGAGCTTCTTCTGGAGTTGCTGTAGCCCTTGGTGCCAACTTCTATGGAACGGTATGAACGTCAGGTCGTTAGTCATCCAGT includes:
- a CDS encoding type IV secretion system DNA-binding domain-containing protein; this encodes MNDQGITILGETNYRNQRKRFGIKDHDRQRHVYVVGQTGMGKSTLLLNMLVQDIQRGKGVALIDPHGDLAEQLLDHIPQRRMTDVIYINPADTEYPVGINLLDGDKSAGRHLIASHLVDIFKKIWSDSWGPRLEYILRNTILVLLECNGHTLLSIPRLLIDPEFRAVVLSKVQDPVVRTFWQVEYELYPKVFRTETISPIQNKVGQFLSVPVMRNILGQAQNKVDFRSVMDSRRILIVNLAKGRLGEDNTGLLGSLIVSKLFLTAMSRSDTLQSKRKPYTVYIDEFQSFASDNFAHTLSEMRKFGLHLVLAHQYLAQLPLKLKSAVFGNVGTIMAFRIGAEDGEYLEKEYFPTFKASDLQSLSAYDTYVKLSIEGKTTEAFSAQTLPEPTGQDSHRDAIIQLSRIRYGEDRSLVESQIESWMADPIKSMFDTGNTK
- a CDS encoding toll/interleukin-1 receptor domain-containing protein; this encodes MTKKADHLFISYAGEDWVFAEWLARKLASEGYAVWFDRLKLLGGESYPKDIDYAIKKRTFRLLALLSRSSIDKPNPRKERTLALNIAREEEIDFLIPLNVDGLSATELDWMTNDLTFIPFHRSWHQGLQQLQKKLKSIDAPKTLEDGRQRSLQSYEPKVKLNEGGEQLISNICPIVSLPSQVYKYTLRKSLSRLDKSELQSRWAYVSRGSRGRGHKELLAFQLPPVDFDMALIANRDVHSLDKEKLDGMPTNHIISALLHKSIRNEFLRLGCKEISGARVLYFPAGILKQDRIEFRNYTGRNTYVFATGTRKYTRQGEATTYYYHLCPVIKIRQDLSQSFLLQLGTRLHIADSHGDPLPPRSALSRRKRIAKSWFNHQWLSRILAIRSFLAQGSDNIVIDDRMGGTPIVVGPILQSAIPVGIGELPEQEEDLIDVTDHEFDEDKEDADDESYVD
- a CDS encoding PD-(D/E)XK nuclease family protein, encoding MNTNRNGHPTDHVSVSQINLYLMCPLKYRYVYVDKLPRPFKPIELALGTAFHAAVEWWHKRRKNGSSPSAEDVGRILAADLRAQAEEKLQYKNGESLDDV